In Aegilops tauschii subsp. strangulata cultivar AL8/78 chromosome 3, Aet v6.0, whole genome shotgun sequence, one genomic interval encodes:
- the LOC109766301 gene encoding ABC transporter G family member 37 — translation MDREIHRVTSLRRDSSLWRRGDDVFSRTSSRFQEEEDDEEALRWAALERLPTYDRVRRGILTVEDGGEKVEVDVGRLGAHESRALIERLVRAADDDHENFLLKLKERMDRVGIDYPTIEVRFEKLEIEAEVRVGNRGLPTLINSVTNTLEAVGNALHVIPSRKQAMTVLHDVSGIIKPRRMTLLLGPPGSGKTTLLLAMAGKLDKDLKVSGKVTYNGHAMDEFVPQRTAAYISQHDLHIGEMTVRETLAFSARCQGVGTRYEMLTELARREKAANIKPDHDIDVYMKASAMGGQESSIVTEYILKILGLDICADTLVGNEMLRGISGGQRKRVTTGEMLVGPAKALFMDEISTGLDSSTTYQIVNSLRQTIHILGGTAVISLLQPAPETYNLFDDIILLSDGQVVYQGPRENVLEFFEFMGFKCPGRKGVADFLQEVTSKKDQEQYWYRGDRPYRFVPVKQFADAFRSFHVGKSIENELKVPFDRTRSHPAALATSKFGVSRMELLKATIDRELLLMKRNAFMYIFKAVNLTLMAFIVMTTFFRTNMRRNVEYGTIYLGALFFALDTIMFNGFAELAMTVMKLPVFFKQRDLLFFPAWAYTIPSWILQIPITFVEVGVYVFTTYYVIGFDPSVSRFFKQYLLLLAINQMSSSLFRFIAGIGRDMVVSHTFGPLSLLAFAALGGFILARPDIKKWWIWGYWISPLSYAQNAISTNEFLGPSWNQIVSGTNETIGVTVLKNRGIFTEAKWYWIGLGAMVGYTLLFNLLYTLALSVLSPLTDAHPSMSEEELKEKHANLTGKALEGHKEKNSRKQELELSHISDRNSGISGADSSDSRKRLVLPFTPLSLTFNDTKYSVDMPEAMKAQGVTEDRLLLLKGVSGSFRPGVLTALMGVSGAGKTTLMDVLAGRKTGGYIEGEITVSGYPKKQETFARISGYCEQNDIHSPHVTIYESLVFSAWLRLPAEVDSDRRKMFIEEIMDLVELTSLRGALVGLPGVNGLSTEQRKRLTIAVELVANPSIIFMDEPTSGLDARAAAIVMRTVRNTVNTGRTVVCTIHQPSIDIFEAFDELFLMKRGGEEIYVGPVGQNSANLIEYFEEIEGISKIKDGYNPATWMLEVSSSAQEEMLGIDFAEVYRQSELYQRNKELIKELSMPPPGSRDLNFPTQYSRSFVTQCLACLWKQKLSYWRNPSYTAVRLLFTIVIALMFGTMFWDLGSKTRRSQDLFNAMGSMYAAVLYIGVQNSGSVQPVVVVERTVFYRERAAGMYSAFPYAFGQVAIEFPYVLVQALIYGGLVYSMIGFEWTVAKFLWYLFFMYFTMLYFTFYGMMAVGLTPNESIAAIISSAFYNVWNLFSGYLIPRPKLPIWWRWYSWICPVAWTLYGLVASQFGDIQQPLDQGIPGPQITVAQFVTDYFGFHHDFLWVVAAVHVAFTVLFAFLFSFAIMRFNFQKR, via the exons ATGGATCGAGAGATCCACCGGGTGACGAGCCTGCGGCGGGACAGCTCGCTATGGCGTCGCGGAGACGACGTGTTCtcgcggacgtcgtcgcggttccaggaggaggaggacgacgaggaggcgcTGCGGTGGGCGGCCCTGGAGCGGCTGCCCACGTACGACCGGGTGCGGCGCGGGATCCTGACGGTGGAGGACGGCGGGGAGAAGGTGGAGGTGGACGTGGGGCGGCTGGGCGCCCACGAGAGCCGGGCGCTCATCGAGCGGCTGGTCCGCGCGGCCGACGACGACCACGAGAACTTCCTCCTCAAGCTCAAGGAGCGCATGGACAGGGTGGGCATCGACTACCCCACAATCGAGGTGCGGTTCGAGAAGCTGGAGATCGAGGCCGAGGTGCGCGTCGGCAACCGCGGCCTCCCCACGCTCATCAACTCCGTCACCAACACCCTCGAG GCCGTCGGGAACGCGCTCCACGTCATCCCCAGCCGGAAGCAGGCCATGACCGTCCTCCACGACGTCAGCGGGATCATCAAGCCCCGGAGGATGACGCTGCTGCTCGGACCTCCTGGCTCGGGCAAGACCACGCTTCTTCTGGCCATGGCAgggaagctcgacaaggacctcaaGGTCTCCGGGAAGGTCACCTACAACGGCCACGCGATGGACGAGTTCGTTCCCCAGAGGACCGCCGCTTACATCAGCCAGCACGATCTCCACATCGGGGAGATGACCGTGAGGGAGACGCTGGCCTTCTCGGCTCGGTGCCAAGGTGTTGGCACTAGATATG AGATGCTTACTGAGCTGGCGAGAAGGGAAAAGGCAGCGAACATCAAGCCCGATCATGATATCGATGTCTACATGAAG GCCTCAGCTATGGGAGGGCAAGAATCCAGTATTGTGACAGAATACATACTCAAG ATACTAGGGCTCGATATTTGTGCTGACACGTTGGTAGGCAATGAGATGCTAAGGGGTATATCTGGTGGACAACGCAAGCGTGTCACAACAG GTGAAATGCTTGTCGGACCTGCAAAAGCTCTGTTCATGGATGAGATATCCACTGGACTGGATAGCTCAACCACATACCAGATTGTGAATTCTCTCAGGCAGACTATCCACATCCTAGGCGGAACTGCTGTCATCTCCTTGCTGCAGCCAGCTCCTGAAACATACAACTTGTTTGACGACATTATACTCCTCTCTGATGGGCAGGTTGTGTACCAGGGCCCCCGAGAAAATGTGCTCGAGTTCTTTGAGTTCATGGGCTTCAAATGCCCTGGCAGAAAGGGTGTTGCTGACTTTTTACAGGAG GTGACATCAAAGAAAGACCAGGAGCAATATTGGTACAGGGGTGACAGGCCATATCGTTTTGTACCTGTCAAGCAATTTGCGGATGCATTCCGTTCCTTCCATGTGGGCAAATCGATAGAGAACGAGCTTAAAGTGCCATTTGATAGGACCAGAAGCCACCCTGCTGCTCTGGCCACTTCAAAGTTTGGTGTCAGCAGGATGGAGTTGCTGAAAGCCACTATCGATAGAGAGCTTCTACTCATGAAGAGGAATGCATTCATGTACATATTTAAAGCTGTCAAT CTAACTCTGATGGCGTTCATTGTGATGACCACATTTTTCCGTACAAACATGCGCCGTAATGTTGAATATGGAACAATCTATTTGGGGGCGCTGTTCTTTGCTCTCGACACGATAATGTTTAATGGTTTTGCGGAGCTTGCGATGACCGTCATGAAACTTCCTGTCTTCTTCAAGCAGAGGGATCTTCTTTTCTTTCCTGCATGGGCCTATACCATACCATCATGGATTCTTCAGATCCCTATCACGTTTGTTGAAGTTGGAGTTTATGTTTTCACCACGTATTATGTCATTGGATTTGATCCCAGTGTAAGCAG GTTCTTTAAGCAGTATCTGCTGCTCCTTGCGATCAATCAGATGTCATCTTCGCTGTTCCGCTTCATTGCTGGAATTGGAAGAGACATGGTTGTGTCCCACACCTTTGGACCTTTATCATTGTTGGCTTTTGCAGCATTGGGTGGCTTCATCCTTGCAAGAC CTGATATCAAAAAGTGGTGGATTTGGGGTTACTGGATATCTCCCCTATCATATGCACAGAACGCTATTTCAACAAACGAATTTTTGGGGCCCAGTTGGAACCAA ATTGTTAGTGGAACAAATGAGACCATTGGAGTTACCGTGCTTAAGAATCGTGGCATCTTTACGGAAGCTAAGTGGTACTGGATTGGGCTTGGTGCCATGGTTGGATACACTCTCCTCTTCAACCTGCTCTACACCTTAGCACTTTCAGTTTTGAGTC CATTGACAGATGCTCACCCATCAATGTCTGAAGAGGAACTGAAAGAAAAACATGCAAATTTAACTGGTAAAGCTCTAGAGGGTCATAAGGAAAAGAATTCTAGGAAGCAGGAATTGGAATTATCTCACATTAGTGACCGAAACTCGGGGATTAGTGGCGCGGACTCTAGTGACAGCAGGAAGAGACTGGTACTTCCATTTACACCACTGTCACTTACCTTTAACGACACAAAATACTCGGTGGACATGCCAGAG GCAATGAAAGCACAAGGAGTAACGGAAGACCGCTTGTTGCTTTTGAAGGGTGTCAGTGGTTCTTTTAGGCCAGGTGTACTTACTGCATTAATGGGTGTGAGTGGTGCGGGAAAGACAACCCTGATGGATGTTTTAGCGGGTAGGAAAACTGGAGGATACATAGAGGGGGAAATCACCGTATCAGGCTATCCAAAGAAGCAAGAGACCTTTGCACGTATATCGGGATACTGTGAGCAAAATGATATTCATTCTCCACATGTGACAATATATGAATCACTCGTATTTTCTGCATGGCTGCGGCTTCCTGCAGAGGTTGACTCAGACAGAAGAAAG ATGTTCATTGAGGAGATCATGGATCTTGTAGAGCTCACATCATTGAGGGGGGCACTTGTTGGGCTCCCTGGAGTGAATGGTCTATCAACTGAGCAACGCAAGAGGCTTACAATTGCCGTGGAGCTTGTTGCTAACCCGTCGATCATTTTTATGGATGAGCCAACATCTGGTCTTGATGCTCGTGCAGCTGCAATTGTGATGAGGACTGTTAGGAACACTGTTAACACTGGCAGGACCGTTGTTTGCACCATCCACCAGCCAAGTATTGACATATTTGAAGCATTTGATGAG CTTTTCTTGAtgaagagagggggagaagaaatTTATGTTGGTCCTGTTGGCCAAAATTCAGCAAATTTGATTGAGTATTTTGAG GAAATTGAAGGCATTAGTAAGATAAAAGATGGATATAACCCAGCGACATGGATGTTGGAAGTGTCCTCTAGTGCGCAGGAGGAAATGCTTGGTATTGATTTCGCTGAAGTTTACAGACAATCAGAACTATATCA AAGGAACAAGGAACTCATAAAGGAGCTAAGCATGCCACCTCCTGGCTCCAGAGATCTCAACTTCCCTACACAGTACTCTAGATCATTCGTCACACAGTGTCTAGCTTGCTTGTGGAAGCAAAAATTGTCATATTGGAGAAACCCATCCTACACAGCAGTGAGATTACTCTTCACCATCGTCATTGCGCTAATGTTCGGAACGATGTTCTGGGACCTTGGAAGTAAAAC TCGAAGATCACAGGATCTATTCAATGCCATGGGATCAATGTATGCTGCAGTACTATACATCGGAGTGCAAAATTCTGGTTCTGTTCAACCAGTTGTCGTGGTGGAGCGAACAGTCTTTTACCGGGAAAGAGCAGCTGGCATGTATTCAGCTTTTCCATATGCATTTGGACAG GTTGCTATCGAATTTCCGTACGTATTGGTTCAGGCTTTGATATATGGCGGGCTAGTCTATTCCATGATTGGATTCGAATGGACAGTTGCCAAGTTCTTGTGGTACTTGTTCTTCATGTACTTCACCATGCTATATTTCACGTTCTATGGAATGATGGCTGTTGGCTTGACGCCGAATGAGAGCATAGCAGCTATCATCTCATCAGCATTCTACAACGTATGGAACCTCTTCTCAGGATATCTTATCCCCCGACCT AAACTTCCTATTTGGTGGAGGTGGTACTCATGGATTTGCCCGGTGGCATGGACGCTATACGGACTGGTTGCCTCCCAGTTTGGTGATATCCAACAGCCGCTCGATCAGGGAATTCCAGGCCCACAGATAACTGTCGCCCAGTTTGTCACGGACTACTTTGGTTTCCATCATGACTTCTTGTGGGTTGTGGCGGCGGTGCACGTTGCTTTCACCGTGCTGTTCGCCTTCCTGTTTAGTTTTGCCATCATGAGGTTCAACTTCCAGAAAAGATGA